Proteins from one Streptomyces sp. NBC_00289 genomic window:
- a CDS encoding LacI family DNA-binding transcriptional regulator: protein MAKVTRDDVARLAGTSTAVVSYVINNGPRPVAPATRERVLAAIKELSYRPDRVAQAMASRRTDLIGLIVPDARQPFFGEMAHAVEQAASERGKMVLVGNSDYVAEREVHYLRAFLGMRVSGLILVSHALNDLAAAEIDAWDARVVLLHERPEAIDDVAVVTDDLGGAQLAVRHLLEHGYEYVACMGGTADTPAVGDPVSDHVEGWRRAMKEAGLATEDRLIEAPYNRYDAYRVALEFLAGPDRPPAVFCSTDDQAIGVLRAARELRIEVPGELAVAGFDDIKEAALADPPLTTIASDRSAMARSAVDLVLDDGVRVTGSRRERLKVFPSRLVTRSSCGCV from the coding sequence GTGGCCAAGGTGACTCGGGATGACGTAGCGCGGCTGGCAGGGACATCCACTGCCGTGGTCAGTTATGTCATCAACAACGGACCCCGGCCGGTCGCACCGGCCACGCGCGAGCGTGTCCTCGCCGCGATCAAGGAACTGTCGTACCGGCCGGACCGGGTGGCGCAGGCCATGGCCTCGCGGCGCACGGACCTCATAGGCCTGATCGTGCCGGACGCGCGCCAGCCCTTCTTCGGGGAGATGGCGCACGCCGTCGAACAGGCGGCGTCCGAGCGCGGAAAGATGGTCCTCGTCGGCAACTCCGACTACGTGGCCGAACGCGAGGTCCACTACCTGCGGGCCTTCCTGGGCATGCGGGTGTCCGGACTCATCCTGGTCAGCCACGCGCTGAACGACCTGGCCGCCGCCGAGATCGACGCCTGGGACGCCAGGGTGGTCCTGCTGCACGAGCGGCCCGAGGCCATCGACGACGTCGCCGTCGTCACGGACGACCTGGGCGGCGCCCAGCTCGCCGTCCGTCACCTCCTCGAGCACGGCTACGAGTACGTGGCCTGTATGGGCGGCACCGCGGACACCCCGGCGGTCGGCGACCCGGTCTCCGACCACGTCGAGGGATGGCGGCGCGCGATGAAGGAGGCCGGTCTCGCCACCGAGGACCGGCTCATCGAGGCCCCGTACAACCGCTACGACGCCTATCGGGTCGCCCTGGAGTTCCTCGCCGGGCCCGACCGTCCGCCCGCGGTCTTCTGCTCCACCGACGACCAGGCGATCGGCGTGCTGCGCGCGGCCCGCGAACTGCGCATCGAGGTGCCGGGCGAGCTGGCGGTCGCCGGCTTCGACGACATCAAGGAAGCCGCGCTGGCGGACCCGCCGCTGACCACGATCGCGTCGGACCGCTCGGCCATGGCCCGGTCGGCGGTCGACCTCGTCCTCGACGACGGGGTGCGGGTCACGGGATCGCGCCGCGAGCGGCTGAAGGTGTTCCCCTCCCGGCTGGTGACGCGCAGCTCCTGCGGCTGCGTGTGA
- a CDS encoding DUF2993 domain-containing protein: MRALRILLIVVVILGGLFVIADRVAVNFAEGEAADKLRTTENLATTPDVSIKGFPFLTQAAGGELDDVEVGIEGYEASTGAGDDTIRIDGLTAEMRNVTFSGDFSSATAATATGTATLGYDTLLKAAKSEPTQVGPGVTARIVGLSDGGNGKLKVELDATVLGARLPRTVSVLSSAAVVDGDTVTVHADSLPDLGVDLAETRIRSITDFQQTIDGLPGGIRLDKVQAAQDGVRISVKGSNVRLAG; encoded by the coding sequence ATGCGCGCACTGCGAATACTTCTGATCGTCGTCGTGATCCTGGGCGGCCTCTTCGTGATCGCGGACCGAGTGGCGGTCAACTTCGCGGAGGGCGAGGCGGCGGACAAGCTGCGGACCACGGAGAACCTGGCCACCACCCCGGACGTCTCCATCAAGGGCTTCCCCTTCCTCACCCAGGCCGCCGGCGGTGAACTGGACGACGTCGAGGTCGGCATCGAGGGCTACGAGGCGTCCACCGGCGCCGGCGACGACACGATCCGCATCGACGGGCTGACGGCCGAGATGAGGAACGTCACGTTCTCCGGCGACTTCAGTTCCGCCACCGCGGCCACCGCCACCGGCACCGCGACCCTCGGCTACGACACGTTGCTCAAGGCGGCCAAGTCCGAGCCCACCCAGGTGGGACCCGGCGTCACCGCCCGGATCGTGGGCCTGTCCGACGGCGGCAACGGCAAGCTCAAGGTCGAGCTCGACGCGACCGTCCTCGGCGCCAGGCTCCCGCGCACGGTCTCCGTCCTCAGTTCGGCCGCGGTCGTCGACGGCGACACCGTGACGGTGCACGCGGACTCCCTGCCGGACCTCGGTGTCGACCTCGCGGAGACCAGGATCCGCTCGATCACCGACTTCCAGCAGACCATCGACGGGCTGCCCGGCGGGATCCGCCTGGACAAGGTGCAGGCCGCGCAGGACGGTGTGCGGATCTCCGTGAAGGGTTCGAACGTCCGGCTGGCCGGGTAG
- a CDS encoding aerial mycelium formation protein — translation MSTPSTGRPPGAVPLICATEVCAGEAAGDLRTLRPPLQRTDSALLAADAEHDLTPLSLPELRTLRRDAQRDEADLSYVRRLLQGRIDILRAELTRRGPVSVVDLGKGSVTGSVMERLPQILTDAPARYRSSARHVTLGTPHSEEYRLLAAEMLGEVELSDLDARTDLELHTAMGRLVRYEQQVSRRRQRLQRTADDCSAEIARRYREGEAQVDDLLV, via the coding sequence ATGAGCACACCGAGTACCGGGCGGCCGCCTGGGGCTGTCCCGTTGATTTGCGCGACAGAGGTCTGTGCGGGAGAAGCCGCGGGAGATCTGCGGACACTGCGGCCGCCCCTGCAGCGCACCGACAGCGCGCTGCTGGCAGCGGACGCCGAGCACGACCTGACCCCGCTCAGCCTGCCCGAACTGCGCACCCTGCGCCGGGACGCCCAGCGGGACGAGGCCGACCTCAGCTACGTACGGCGGCTGCTGCAGGGCCGTATCGACATCCTGCGCGCGGAACTCACCCGGCGTGGACCCGTGTCCGTCGTGGACCTGGGCAAGGGCTCCGTGACGGGCTCCGTGATGGAGCGGCTCCCGCAGATCCTGACCGACGCCCCGGCCCGGTACCGCTCCTCCGCCCGCCATGTGACGCTGGGCACCCCGCACAGCGAGGAGTACCGGCTGCTCGCGGCGGAGATGCTCGGCGAGGTCGAGCTCTCCGACCTGGACGCCCGCACGGACCTCGAACTGCACACGGCGATGGGCCGTCTCGTGCGGTACGAGCAGCAGGTCTCCCGGCGCCGACAGCGGCTCCAGCGCACCGCCGACGACTGCAGCGCGGAGATCGCCCGCAGGTACCGTGAAGGGGAAGCACAAGTCGACGACCTGCTCGTGTGA
- a CDS encoding Fur family transcriptional regulator, translated as MVSTDWKSDLRQRGYRLTPQRQLVLEAVDTLEHATPDDILVEVRKTASGVNISTVYRTLELLEELELVSHAHLGHGAPTYHLADRHHHIHLVCRDCTNVIEADIAVAADFTATLRETFGFDTDMKHFAIFGRCRDCRLKSSTSKSSTTES; from the coding sequence GTGGTGAGCACCGACTGGAAGAGTGACCTCAGGCAGCGCGGCTACCGGCTGACGCCGCAGCGGCAACTCGTGCTGGAAGCCGTGGACACCCTCGAGCACGCGACCCCCGACGACATCCTCGTGGAAGTACGGAAGACGGCGTCGGGGGTCAACATCTCCACGGTGTACCGGACCCTCGAGCTCCTGGAGGAACTCGAGCTGGTCAGCCACGCGCATCTGGGGCACGGGGCGCCGACGTACCACCTGGCGGACCGGCACCATCACATCCACCTCGTCTGCCGGGACTGCACGAACGTGATCGAGGCCGACATCGCGGTGGCCGCCGACTTCACGGCCACGCTGCGCGAGACCTTCGGCTTCGACACGGACATGAAGCACTTCGCGATCTTCGGCCGATGCCGGGACTGCCGGCTCAAAAGTTCAACTTCCAAGAGTTCAACTACCGAGTCGTAG
- a CDS encoding response regulator transcription factor — protein MSSLLLLTNALQPSTEVLPALGLLLHNVRVAPAEGPALVDTPGADVILIDGRRDLPQVRSLCQLLRSTGPGCPLILVVTEGGLAAVTADWGIDDVLLDTAGPAEVEARLRLAMGRQQIVNDDSPMEIRNGDLSVDEATYSAKLKGRVLDLTFKEFELLKYLAQHPGRVFTRAQLLQEVWGYDYFGGTRTVDVHVRRLRAKLGVEHESLIGTVRNVGYRFVTPEKGDRGGDDAKAKATGGQTSASTPAKPEDADETAALDAAEVPAEA, from the coding sequence ATGAGTTCTCTGCTGCTCCTGACGAACGCCCTCCAGCCCTCGACGGAGGTGCTCCCCGCTCTCGGCCTTCTGCTGCACAACGTGCGCGTGGCACCCGCAGAGGGCCCCGCACTCGTCGACACCCCAGGTGCCGACGTCATCCTGATCGACGGCCGCCGTGACCTCCCGCAGGTCCGCAGCCTGTGTCAGCTGCTGCGTTCCACCGGACCTGGCTGCCCCCTCATCCTCGTCGTCACCGAGGGCGGCCTGGCCGCCGTCACCGCCGACTGGGGCATCGACGACGTCCTGCTCGACACCGCGGGCCCCGCCGAGGTCGAGGCGCGGCTGCGGCTGGCCATGGGCCGGCAGCAGATCGTCAACGACGACTCCCCCATGGAGATCCGCAACGGCGACCTGTCCGTGGACGAGGCGACCTACTCCGCCAAGCTCAAGGGCCGGGTCCTGGACCTCACCTTCAAGGAGTTCGAGCTCCTGAAGTACCTGGCCCAGCACCCGGGCCGCGTCTTCACCCGCGCGCAGCTGCTCCAGGAGGTCTGGGGCTACGACTACTTCGGCGGCACCCGGACCGTCGACGTCCACGTACGACGGCTGCGCGCCAAGCTCGGAGTCGAGCACGAGTCGCTGATCGGGACCGTCCGGAACGTCGGTTATCGATTCGTTACGCCGGAGAAGGGCGACCGCGGCGGCGACGACGCGAAGGCCAAGGCGACCGGTGGCCAGACGTCCGCTTCCACCCCGGCAAAGCCGGAGGATGCGGACGAGACGGCCGCCCTGGACGCCGCCGAGGTCCCCGCCGAGGCGTAG
- a CDS encoding DUF1416 domain-containing protein — protein sequence MCGAKAGGPDASTIKPGETTIQGQVTRDGEPVTGYVRLLDSTGEFTAEVPTSATGQFRFYAAEGTWTVRALVPGGTADRTVVAQQGGLSEVAIAV from the coding sequence ATGTGCGGAGCGAAGGCCGGCGGCCCGGACGCCTCGACGATCAAGCCCGGTGAGACCACCATCCAGGGTCAGGTGACCCGCGACGGCGAGCCCGTGACCGGCTACGTCCGTCTGCTGGACTCGACCGGCGAGTTCACCGCGGAGGTCCCGACCTCCGCGACGGGCCAGTTCCGCTTCTACGCGGCCGAGGGCACCTGGACCGTGCGCGCCCTCGTCCCCGGCGGCACCGCCGACCGCACCGTCGTCGCCCAGCAGGGCGGCCTCTCCGAGGTCGCGATCGCGGTCTGA
- a CDS encoding sulfurtransferase yields the protein MSRSDVLVDAEWVQDHLDDPSIAVVEVDEDTSIYEKNHIRNAIRIDWTQDLQDPVRRDFVDQEGFEKLLSAKGIANDTLVILYGGNNNWFASYAYWYFKLYGHDNVKLLDGGRKKWELDARELVEDVPERATTDYKAKPQNKAIRAFRDDVVAAIGSQNLVDVRSPDEFSGKLLAPAHLPQEQSQRPGHVPSARNIPWSKNANDDGTFKSDDELKELYADEQVDLAKDTIAYCRIGERSALTWFVLHELLGVENVKNYDGSWTEYGSLVGVPIELGANK from the coding sequence ATGAGCCGCAGCGACGTCCTGGTAGACGCCGAGTGGGTCCAGGACCACCTGGACGACCCGAGCATCGCCGTGGTCGAGGTGGACGAGGACACGTCCATCTACGAGAAGAACCACATCAGGAACGCGATCCGGATCGACTGGACCCAGGACCTCCAGGACCCCGTCCGCCGTGACTTCGTCGACCAGGAGGGCTTCGAGAAGCTCCTGTCGGCGAAGGGCATCGCCAACGACACGCTGGTGATCCTCTACGGCGGCAACAACAACTGGTTCGCGTCGTACGCCTACTGGTACTTCAAGCTCTACGGCCACGACAACGTCAAGCTCCTCGACGGTGGCCGCAAGAAGTGGGAGCTCGACGCCCGCGAGCTGGTCGAGGACGTGCCCGAGCGCGCCACGACCGACTACAAGGCCAAGCCGCAGAACAAGGCCATCCGCGCCTTCCGTGACGACGTCGTCGCCGCGATCGGTTCGCAGAACCTGGTCGACGTGCGCTCGCCCGACGAGTTCTCCGGCAAGCTGCTCGCGCCCGCCCACCTGCCGCAGGAGCAGTCGCAGCGCCCGGGTCACGTCCCGTCCGCCCGCAACATCCCGTGGTCGAAGAACGCCAACGACGACGGCACCTTCAAGTCGGACGACGAGCTCAAGGAGCTCTACGCCGACGAGCAGGTCGACCTGGCGAAGGACACCATCGCCTACTGCCGCATCGGTGAGCGCTCCGCGCTCACCTGGTTCGTGCTGCACGAGCTGCTCGGTGTGGAGAACGTCAAGAACTACGACGGCTCCTGGACCGAGTACGGCTCCCTCGTCGGCGTGCCGATCGAGCTCGGCGCCAACAAGTAA
- the dtd gene encoding D-aminoacyl-tRNA deacylase → MRAVVQRVDGASVVVDGETVGSIEGEGLCVLVGVTHEDTKEKAAQLARKLWSVRMLAEERSCSDIDAPLLVISQFTLYGDARKGRRPTWNAAAPGDVAEPLVDEVVAQLRSLGATVATGRFGAQMRVSLTNDGPFTVLLEM, encoded by the coding sequence ATGCGAGCGGTGGTGCAGAGGGTGGACGGCGCGAGCGTCGTCGTGGACGGCGAGACGGTCGGGTCGATCGAGGGCGAGGGGCTGTGCGTCCTGGTCGGGGTGACTCACGAGGACACCAAGGAGAAGGCGGCCCAGCTGGCCCGCAAACTCTGGTCGGTACGCATGCTGGCGGAGGAGAGGTCGTGCTCCGACATCGACGCCCCGCTCCTCGTCATCAGCCAGTTCACGCTGTACGGCGACGCCCGCAAGGGCCGCCGCCCCACCTGGAACGCGGCCGCGCCGGGCGATGTCGCCGAGCCGCTGGTCGACGAGGTCGTCGCCCAGCTCCGCTCGCTGGGGGCGACGGTGGCGACGGGCCGGTTCGGCGCGCAGATGAGGGTCTCGCTGACGAACGACGGCCCGTTCACCGTCCTGCTCGAGATGTGA
- a CDS encoding DUF3099 domain-containing protein, translating to MYARRRHAYFVMMGICIALFVLAWGVVRIWSVPVAVGMCVVAMVIPPVAAMVANRRGPEDRWWDDPSGDPKSDDWWDELDGKKRRQ from the coding sequence ATGTACGCCCGACGACGGCACGCCTACTTCGTGATGATGGGCATCTGCATCGCGCTGTTCGTCCTGGCCTGGGGGGTCGTGCGCATCTGGTCGGTTCCGGTGGCCGTCGGGATGTGCGTGGTCGCCATGGTGATCCCACCGGTCGCCGCGATGGTCGCCAACCGTCGCGGCCCCGAGGACCGCTGGTGGGACGACCCCTCCGGCGACCCGAAGTCCGACGACTGGTGGGACGAACTGGACGGGAAGAAACGGCGCCAGTAG
- a CDS encoding asparaginase, producing the protein MSVSAPAIPSPSVPAPAPAPVLAEVVRSGFVEGRHRGSLVVLDADGAVELALGDVTAPVFPRSSNKPMQAAGVLRAGLELTGERLALAAASHSGEIFHRDLVQKMLDEHGLTAARLQCPPDLPLDAVERETYLASGAVRDRVVMNCSGKHTAMLAACVLRDWPLDSYLDPAHPLQRLVHEVVEEAAGEPVAAVGTDGCGAPLMAISLTGLARAYRAFVLADPGTPERRVADAMRAHPEYVAGTRRPDTWLMREIPGALSKMGAEAVQAVALPDGRSLAFKIEDGAGRALGPVLARTLTLMGVQSPVVQRIGRAPLTGGEHEVGEIRATF; encoded by the coding sequence ATGTCCGTCTCCGCCCCCGCGATACCCTCCCCGTCCGTTCCCGCCCCGGCCCCCGCGCCCGTCCTCGCCGAGGTCGTGCGCTCCGGCTTCGTCGAGGGGCGGCACCGGGGCAGCCTGGTCGTGCTGGACGCCGACGGGGCCGTGGAGCTGGCACTGGGTGACGTGACGGCGCCGGTCTTCCCCCGCTCCTCCAACAAGCCGATGCAGGCGGCGGGTGTGCTGCGGGCCGGCCTGGAGCTGACCGGCGAGCGGCTGGCGCTGGCCGCCGCGAGCCACTCCGGCGAGATCTTCCACCGCGACCTGGTCCAGAAAATGCTGGACGAGCACGGCCTCACCGCCGCCCGACTGCAGTGCCCGCCCGACCTCCCCCTGGACGCGGTGGAGCGGGAGACCTACCTGGCCTCGGGCGCCGTCCGCGACCGGGTGGTGATGAACTGCTCCGGCAAGCACACCGCGATGCTGGCCGCGTGCGTGCTCCGCGACTGGCCGCTCGACTCCTACCTCGACCCGGCGCACCCGCTCCAGCGGCTCGTCCACGAGGTGGTGGAGGAAGCGGCCGGCGAACCGGTCGCGGCCGTCGGCACGGACGGGTGCGGTGCGCCCCTGATGGCGATCAGCCTGACCGGCCTGGCCCGCGCCTACCGTGCGTTCGTCCTCGCCGACCCCGGCACCCCCGAACGCCGGGTCGCCGACGCCATGCGGGCCCACCCCGAGTACGTCGCCGGCACCCGCCGCCCCGACACCTGGCTGATGCGGGAGATCCCCGGCGCCCTGTCCAAGATGGGCGCGGAGGCGGTCCAGGCGGTCGCCCTCCCGGACGGCCGGTCCCTCGCCTTCAAGATCGAGGACGGGGCCGGCCGGGCGCTGGGCCCGGTACTCGCCCGCACCCTGACCCTCATGGGGGTGCAGAGCCCGGTGGTACAGCGCATCGGCCGGGCACCGCTGACGGGCGGGGAGCACGAGGTGGGGGAGATCCGGGCGACGTTCTGA
- a CDS encoding MoaD/ThiS family protein — translation MAKVTVRYWAAAKAAAGVAEEPHDAATLAEALDAARERHPGELVRVLLRCSFLVDGDPVGTRGHETVRLTDGGTVEVLPPFAGG, via the coding sequence ATGGCAAAGGTCACGGTGCGCTACTGGGCGGCCGCGAAGGCCGCGGCCGGAGTCGCCGAGGAGCCGCACGACGCGGCCACGCTCGCCGAGGCGCTCGACGCGGCGCGTGAGCGACACCCCGGCGAACTCGTACGGGTCCTGCTGCGATGCTCGTTCCTCGTCGACGGCGACCCCGTGGGCACCCGCGGACATGAGACGGTACGGCTGACCGACGGCGGCACGGTCGAGGTGCTCCCGCCGTTCGCAGGAGGGTGA
- a CDS encoding folate-binding protein YgfZ encodes MKSPLLSLPGAVPAEGVDEGVAAHYGDLFREQRALADGAGFVDLSHRGVVAITGDDRLSWLHLLLTQHVSDLPTGQATEALILSANGHIEHALYLVDDGETVWAHVEPGTQDALIAYLESMKFFYRVEVTDRTAEFAVVHLPAGSIAEVPEGAVVRETPYGRDLFVPRAGLESFAENAGPPAGILAYEAFRVEHHRPRLGFETDHRTIPHELGWIGTAVHLQKGCYRGQETVARVENLGKPPRRLVFLHLDGSEVHLPAAGTELRRADEGPDGRKIGFITTSVRHHELGPVALALVKRNVPLDAPLVADTTAAAQEVVVEP; translated from the coding sequence ATGAAGAGCCCTCTGCTGTCCCTGCCCGGCGCCGTTCCCGCCGAGGGCGTGGACGAAGGCGTCGCCGCCCACTACGGCGACCTGTTCCGCGAGCAGCGCGCCCTCGCCGACGGCGCCGGTTTCGTCGACCTCTCGCACCGCGGAGTCGTCGCCATCACCGGTGACGATCGGCTGAGCTGGCTGCACCTGCTGCTCACCCAGCACGTGAGCGACCTGCCCACCGGTCAGGCCACCGAAGCGCTGATCCTGTCCGCGAACGGCCACATCGAGCACGCGCTGTACCTCGTCGACGACGGTGAGACCGTCTGGGCGCACGTCGAACCCGGCACCCAGGACGCGCTGATCGCCTACCTGGAGTCGATGAAGTTCTTCTACCGGGTCGAAGTCACCGACCGGACCGCCGAGTTCGCCGTCGTGCACCTGCCGGCCGGTTCGATCGCGGAGGTGCCCGAGGGCGCCGTCGTCCGGGAGACGCCGTACGGCCGCGACCTCTTCGTGCCGCGCGCCGGCCTGGAGTCGTTCGCCGAGAACGCGGGCCCGCCGGCCGGCATCCTGGCGTACGAGGCGTTCCGCGTCGAGCACCACCGCCCCCGCCTCGGCTTCGAGACCGACCACCGCACCATCCCGCACGAGCTGGGCTGGATCGGCACCGCGGTGCACCTGCAGAAGGGCTGCTACCGCGGCCAGGAGACGGTGGCACGGGTCGAGAACCTGGGCAAGCCCCCGCGCCGGCTCGTCTTCCTCCACCTGGACGGCAGCGAGGTCCACCTGCCGGCGGCGGGCACGGAACTCCGGCGCGCGGACGAGGGTCCCGACGGCCGGAAGATCGGCTTCATCACGACGTCCGTACGTCACCACGAGCTCGGCCCGGTCGCCCTCGCCCTGGTCAAGCGGAACGTACCGCTGGACGCGCCCCTCGTCGCCGACACGACGGCGGCCGCCCAGGAAGTCGTCGTAGAGCCCTAG
- a CDS encoding DsrE family protein — protein MAKKLVIKVTAGADAPERCSQAFTVAAVAVASGVDVSLWLTGESAWFALPGRAAEFELPHAAPLPDLLDSVLAAGRITLCTQCAARRDITEKDVIEGVRIAGAQVFVQEALGDETQALVY, from the coding sequence ATGGCGAAGAAGCTCGTGATCAAGGTGACCGCGGGGGCCGATGCCCCCGAGCGCTGCTCCCAGGCGTTCACGGTGGCGGCGGTGGCCGTGGCCAGCGGAGTCGACGTCTCCCTGTGGCTGACCGGCGAGTCCGCGTGGTTCGCGCTGCCGGGCCGCGCCGCGGAGTTCGAGCTGCCGCACGCGGCACCGCTGCCCGACCTGCTCGACTCGGTGCTGGCGGCCGGCCGGATCACCCTGTGCACCCAGTGCGCGGCCCGCCGCGACATCACGGAGAAGGACGTCATCGAGGGCGTCCGGATCGCGGGCGCCCAGGTCTTCGTCCAGGAGGCCCTGGGGGACGAGACGCAGGCGCTCGTGTACTGA
- a CDS encoding alpha/beta hydrolase, producing MSTGSAGHVARSTDRPHSETSRHTRLRTFLHTVDGVTIDSVYEPVTAVYDASAPPSRDLVFVVAHGFTGDVDRPHVRRVAEAFGRYGAVVTFSFRGHGASGGRSTVGDREVLDLAAAVTWARELGHARVVTVGFSMGGSVVLRHAALHGRGPGGAGSAGTGDAHTDAVVSVSAPARWYYRGTAPMRRLHWIVTRPAGRLVGRYGLRTRIHHREWDPVPLSPVEAVPRIAPTPLLIVHGDSDGYFPVDHPRMLAAAAGDHGELWLEPGMGHAEHAVGDELLGRIGDWAAARAG from the coding sequence ATGAGCACTGGTTCGGCAGGTCATGTGGCGCGTTCCACCGATCGTCCGCACTCCGAGACAAGCAGACATACCCGTTTGCGGACGTTTCTGCACACGGTCGACGGGGTGACGATCGATTCCGTATACGAGCCGGTCACGGCCGTATACGACGCCTCCGCGCCACCTTCCCGTGACCTGGTGTTCGTCGTCGCGCACGGTTTCACGGGCGATGTGGACCGGCCGCACGTGCGACGGGTGGCGGAGGCGTTCGGCCGTTACGGGGCCGTGGTCACGTTCTCCTTCCGGGGGCACGGGGCGTCCGGCGGGCGGTCGACCGTCGGCGACCGGGAGGTGCTCGATCTGGCGGCCGCGGTGACCTGGGCGCGCGAGCTCGGCCACGCGCGCGTGGTCACCGTCGGCTTCTCGATGGGCGGCTCGGTGGTGCTGCGCCACGCGGCGCTCCACGGACGAGGGCCGGGGGGTGCGGGGAGTGCGGGAACCGGGGACGCGCACACGGACGCGGTGGTCTCGGTGAGTGCCCCCGCCCGCTGGTACTACCGGGGCACGGCCCCCATGCGGCGGCTGCACTGGATCGTGACCCGGCCCGCGGGCCGTCTGGTGGGCCGCTACGGGCTCCGTACGCGCATCCACCACCGGGAGTGGGACCCGGTCCCGCTGTCCCCGGTGGAGGCGGTGCCGAGGATCGCCCCGACGCCGTTGCTGATCGTGCACGGCGACAGCGACGGCTACTTCCCGGTGGACCACCCCCGCATGCTGGCCGCGGCCGCCGGTGACCACGGCGAACTCTGGCTGGAACCGGGCATGGGGCACGCCGAACACGCGGTCGGCGACGAGCTGCTGGGCCGGATCGGAGACTGGGCCGCCGCACGGGCGGGCTAG
- a CDS encoding FABP family protein, whose amino-acid sequence MIEIPSDLHRDLVPLAFLLGTWAGAGVHDFPGSEKCNFGQEVEFAHDGRDFLEYRSHTWVLDNEGNKVRPLESESGYWRIDADRKVEVTMTRDDGVVEIWYGELAHQKPQIDLVTDAVARTAASGPYTGGKRLYGYVKSDLMWVGEKQTPEVELRPYMSAHLKKVVSPEDVERWAKALPDDMPDDGIAFFK is encoded by the coding sequence ATGATCGAGATCCCGTCCGACCTCCACCGGGACCTGGTCCCGCTCGCCTTCCTGCTCGGTACCTGGGCGGGCGCGGGCGTGCACGACTTCCCCGGCTCCGAGAAGTGCAACTTCGGGCAGGAGGTCGAATTCGCGCACGACGGCCGAGACTTCCTGGAGTACCGCTCCCACACATGGGTGCTGGACAACGAGGGGAACAAGGTCCGGCCGCTGGAGTCCGAGTCCGGATACTGGCGTATCGACGCCGACCGCAAGGTCGAGGTCACGATGACCCGCGACGACGGCGTCGTCGAGATCTGGTACGGCGAGCTGGCGCACCAGAAGCCGCAGATCGACCTGGTCACGGACGCGGTCGCGCGCACGGCCGCCTCGGGCCCGTACACCGGCGGCAAGCGCCTGTACGGCTACGTCAAGAGCGACCTCATGTGGGTCGGCGAGAAGCAGACCCCCGAGGTCGAGCTGCGCCCCTACATGTCCGCGCACCTCAAGAAGGTCGTCTCCCCGGAGGACGTCGAGCGCTGGGCGAAGGCCCTGCCGGACGACATGCCGGACGACGGGATCGCTTTCTTCAAGTAG